A stretch of the Bacillus anthracis str. Vollum genome encodes the following:
- the hypF gene encoding carbamoyltransferase HypF yields the protein MKKVINMFIKKYQVKGIVQGVGFRPFVYRIAKKYHLNGWVLNDSNGVLIEVEGEQNNISHFIHDIEFNSPELAYVQEVKLIEEQESNNRYSSFDILSSQKHSSRQTLISPDTYVCNECLEELFDPTNRRFRYPFINCTNCGPRYSIIKDIPYDRPYTTMSKFPMCKECDIEYKDILDRRFHAQPNACWKCGPQVQLKTTDGTNVSTDNPIEKTIDLLKKGKILAIKGLGGYHLVVDPMNHEAVKELRKRKKRDEKPFALMSSQLDDVKNFAEITKNEETLLVSKERPIVLLNKKDNEYISSDVASSNNTYGVMLAYTPLHHLILRGNFISLIATSANVSDEPIVYKDGDAIEQLKGIADYYLVHNREIFTRVDDSIVRGIDLDDEVIKLQIIRRARGYVPNPIDFKEGSPNVLALGAELKNTICLTKGEKAFISHHIGDLKNYKIYESFKNTIAHLQKIFEISPSVIASDLHPDFYSTKYAFDQNVLPVVQVQHHHAHMASCMVDNQLDGPVLGVILDGTGYGDDGNIWGGEFLIGDFLNYERAAYIDYFQLPGGDKAVKEPYRIALGILTQIYGEQVKELPIKIISERNSFELDVLIKMIQKGINSPLTSSMGRLFDAVSALLGVCETVQYEGQAAIELEQAIDINNSSNPLLSYEIVASNGIRKIDIKPMFKELVSLILKDKYTKGELSYRFHYTMVQMITETCKQIRQETGINKLVLSGGVFLNKFLLVETYKSLKACKFEVYMHKQVPTNDGGISLGQAAIAAHRYKDMHSV from the coding sequence ATGAAAAAAGTAATAAATATGTTTATAAAAAAGTATCAAGTTAAAGGCATTGTGCAAGGTGTTGGTTTTAGACCTTTCGTATATAGGATAGCAAAAAAGTATCATCTAAACGGATGGGTGTTAAATGATTCAAATGGAGTGCTTATAGAAGTAGAGGGGGAACAAAATAATATTTCGCATTTTATTCATGATATTGAATTTAATTCCCCAGAATTGGCTTATGTGCAAGAGGTTAAATTGATAGAGGAACAAGAATCCAACAATCGTTATAGCTCTTTTGATATTTTGAGTAGCCAAAAACATAGTAGTAGGCAAACCTTAATATCTCCTGATACTTATGTATGTAATGAATGTTTAGAAGAATTATTTGATCCAACGAATAGAAGGTTTCGTTATCCATTTATTAATTGTACAAATTGTGGACCTAGATATTCAATAATAAAAGATATTCCTTATGATAGACCGTATACTACAATGTCCAAATTTCCTATGTGCAAAGAGTGTGATATAGAATACAAAGACATACTTGATCGGAGATTTCATGCACAACCAAATGCTTGCTGGAAATGTGGACCACAAGTTCAATTGAAAACAACAGATGGTACAAATGTCTCCACTGATAATCCAATAGAAAAAACAATTGATTTGTTGAAAAAGGGGAAAATCCTAGCTATTAAAGGGTTAGGTGGATATCACTTAGTTGTAGATCCAATGAATCATGAAGCTGTAAAAGAATTAAGAAAAAGAAAAAAACGGGATGAAAAACCTTTTGCTTTAATGTCATCTCAATTAGATGATGTGAAAAATTTTGCTGAAATAACAAAAAATGAAGAAACTTTATTAGTTTCTAAAGAACGACCAATTGTGTTATTGAACAAAAAGGATAATGAGTATATTTCTTCAGATGTTGCATCTAGTAATAATACCTATGGGGTAATGTTAGCCTATACACCACTTCATCATCTTATTTTAAGAGGGAATTTTATTTCATTAATAGCTACGAGCGCCAATGTTTCTGATGAACCTATTGTATATAAAGATGGAGATGCAATTGAGCAGCTAAAGGGAATTGCAGATTATTATTTAGTACACAATAGGGAGATATTCACTAGAGTAGATGACTCTATTGTTAGGGGGATTGATTTAGATGATGAAGTAATAAAACTACAAATAATTCGTCGCGCTAGAGGTTATGTACCAAACCCAATTGATTTTAAAGAAGGATCACCTAATGTACTTGCTTTAGGAGCAGAATTAAAGAATACGATTTGCTTAACTAAAGGTGAAAAAGCTTTTATTAGTCATCATATTGGTGATTTAAAAAACTATAAAATTTATGAATCGTTTAAAAATACTATAGCTCACTTACAAAAAATCTTTGAAATTAGTCCTTCTGTAATTGCAAGTGATCTTCATCCTGATTTTTATAGTACAAAATATGCATTTGATCAAAATGTTTTACCAGTTGTACAGGTTCAGCATCATCATGCCCACATGGCTTCTTGTATGGTTGATAATCAATTAGATGGTCCTGTTTTAGGAGTTATTTTAGATGGTACGGGTTATGGTGATGATGGGAATATTTGGGGTGGAGAGTTTTTAATCGGTGATTTTCTTAATTATGAAAGAGCGGCATATATCGATTACTTTCAGCTGCCAGGCGGTGATAAAGCTGTTAAAGAACCGTATAGAATTGCTTTAGGAATATTGACGCAAATATATGGTGAACAAGTCAAAGAATTACCAATAAAGATAATTTCAGAGCGAAATAGTTTTGAACTAGATGTACTTATAAAAATGATTCAAAAAGGAATTAATTCTCCTCTTACTTCAAGTATGGGAAGGCTTTTTGATGCTGTTTCAGCACTATTGGGTGTCTGTGAAACAGTCCAATATGAAGGACAGGCTGCTATTGAGTTGGAGCAAGCGATTGATATCAATAATTCTTCCAATCCTTTATTATCATATGAAATAGTTGCTTCGAATGGAATTAGAAAAATCGATATAAAACCTATGTTTAAAGAGTTGGTATCTTTGATACTTAAAGATAAGTATACCAAGGGTGAATTGAGCTATCGTTTTCATTATACAATGGTTCAAATGATTACAGAAACCTGTAAACAAATTCGTCAAGAAACAGGGATTAATAAACTAGTTCTTAGTGGGGGAGTATTTTTAAATAAGTTTTTACTTGTAGAAACCTATAAGTCACTTAAGGCTTGTAAATTCGAGGTTTACATGCACAAACAAGTACCTACCAATGATGGGGGAATCTCTCTTGGTCAAGCAGCAATAGCAGCTCATCGCTATAAAGATATGCATTCGGTATAA
- the hypE gene encoding hydrogenase expression/formation protein HypE: protein MELTKYLENIILDHGTGGLLSQDLISSIITAKLEDVHLGKMEDSAILEVSSRRLAMTTDSFVIDPIFFGEGNIGKVAVCGTVNDLAVSGAKPLYLSLALVLEEGFPIKDLEEILDSIRETAKEAGVYIVAGDTKVVKKGEVDKIFINTTGIGVFEGDVAPFSVNSIQEGDDIIITGQLGNHSIHILSIREGLGFEQRINSDCAPLNHMITELKNHFGDSIHCMRDITRGGLGTVLNEVSETINTGIKIQEKDIPMLAETIMAADMLGVNPMYLANEGNVCMFVSPEVSEEVVRVLKNTKYGKEAAVIGKVTQTKERQVLMEAKSGELKLIELLYGAELPRLC, encoded by the coding sequence ATGGAATTAACTAAATATTTAGAAAATATAATTTTAGATCATGGAACAGGAGGACTATTGAGTCAGGATTTAATTAGTTCAATTATTACTGCAAAACTAGAAGATGTTCACCTTGGAAAAATGGAGGATAGTGCCATTCTTGAGGTAAGTAGTAGAAGATTGGCGATGACAACAGATTCTTTTGTTATTGATCCTATCTTTTTTGGTGAGGGGAATATAGGTAAAGTAGCAGTTTGTGGAACGGTTAATGATTTAGCGGTTAGTGGTGCAAAACCACTTTATCTATCATTGGCATTAGTACTAGAAGAGGGTTTTCCAATTAAAGATTTGGAAGAAATATTAGATTCTATAAGAGAGACCGCGAAAGAAGCTGGAGTGTATATTGTTGCTGGTGATACAAAAGTTGTTAAAAAAGGTGAAGTAGACAAAATCTTTATTAATACAACTGGAATAGGAGTTTTTGAAGGAGATGTAGCACCGTTTTCGGTAAACTCTATTCAAGAAGGTGACGATATCATTATAACAGGACAACTAGGAAACCATAGTATACATATCCTTTCTATCAGAGAAGGATTAGGGTTTGAACAGAGAATAAATAGTGATTGTGCACCATTAAATCATATGATTACAGAGTTAAAAAATCATTTTGGTGATTCTATACATTGTATGCGAGATATTACAAGAGGCGGGTTAGGTACAGTTTTAAATGAAGTCTCAGAAACAATTAATACTGGAATAAAAATACAAGAAAAAGATATTCCTATGTTAGCAGAAACTATTATGGCTGCCGACATGTTAGGTGTTAATCCAATGTATCTAGCTAATGAGGGCAATGTTTGTATGTTTGTGTCTCCAGAGGTAAGTGAGGAAGTCGTGAGGGTATTAAAAAATACTAAATATGGTAAAGAAGCTGCGGTAATTGGTAAAGTTACTCAAACAAAAGAAAGACAAGTACTCATGGAAGCAAAATCAGGTGAATTGAAACTCATTGAGTTATTATATGGGGCAGAATTACCTCGATTATGTTAG
- a CDS encoding isochorismatase family cysteine hydrolase produces the protein MKYAVLTNDLQYDLVNKNEDRIAAVEAFTPKMVSFLDTMRENDVSIIHLQLINLEDDPKAERYGDFLPVTKGSKGAEILPEFLHEKDIIMEKNKDSGFFETNLDETLKKLGVDTIIITGMQTQICVQTTAADGFFRGYNVIVPEDAVVSAKDEDKERALKWLGSYCAKIMSIEEICNSISKNEDISFDGVAIP, from the coding sequence ATGAAATATGCAGTGCTCACAAATGATTTACAGTACGATTTGGTTAATAAAAATGAGGATAGAATTGCAGCTGTGGAGGCGTTTACGCCTAAAATGGTGTCTTTCTTAGATACTATGAGAGAAAATGATGTTTCTATTATTCACCTGCAGTTAATTAACTTAGAAGATGATCCGAAAGCTGAACGATATGGTGATTTTTTACCAGTCACAAAGGGATCTAAAGGTGCAGAAATCTTACCTGAGTTTCTTCATGAAAAAGATATTATTATGGAGAAAAATAAGGATAGTGGTTTTTTTGAGACAAATCTTGATGAAACCTTAAAAAAATTAGGAGTAGACACAATTATTATTACGGGTATGCAAACTCAAATTTGTGTCCAAACAACTGCAGCGGATGGATTTTTCCGTGGTTATAATGTAATCGTACCAGAAGATGCAGTTGTTTCAGCGAAGGATGAAGATAAGGAACGAGCTTTAAAATGGTTAGGTTCATATTGTGCAAAGATTATGAGTATCGAGGAAATCTGTAATTCAATTTCTAAAAATGAAGATATTTCTTTTGATGGGGTTGCAATTCCTTAA
- a CDS encoding Lrp/AsnC family transcriptional regulator, translating into MDDTDLKILSHLQENARLSMVEIGKLVGLSSPSVTERVRRLEEQEVIISYRTIVNPKELKKHITAFVLMEPRDCNKYKKFAMEHSDVVECHRIAGMYSYLTKVVTESVHTLEDYINLCLEYGKPTTLIVLSSPVEHKSFFTESEKL; encoded by the coding sequence ATGGATGATACAGATTTAAAGATTCTTTCTCATCTTCAGGAAAATGCACGTTTAAGTATGGTTGAAATAGGAAAACTGGTAGGTTTGAGTTCTCCTTCTGTTACAGAGCGAGTTAGAAGACTAGAAGAACAAGAGGTAATTATAAGTTATCGCACGATTGTTAATCCGAAAGAATTAAAAAAACATATTACTGCGTTTGTTTTGATGGAACCAAGGGATTGCAATAAATATAAAAAGTTTGCAATGGAACATTCAGATGTGGTTGAATGTCACCGGATTGCCGGTATGTATAGTTATCTAACAAAGGTAGTCACGGAATCTGTACATACACTCGAAGACTATATTAATTTGTGCTTAGAGTATGGAAAGCCTACAACCTTAATAGTGCTTTCTTCTCCAGTAGAACATAAATCATTTTTTACAGAGAGTGAAAAACTTTAA
- a CDS encoding APC family permease, which produces MTQQSLKRSITWVQGTALTIGAVLGCGILILPSITANSAGPASILSWVIMSILAFPIVATLARLAKMIPSAGGITAYVQMAFNANTSAILGWIMLGSIPIGVPIIALTGAHYIGYVFPISNLSVIGIAALILITSLLLHIKGIELSSKVSVFVICIISLLIVVAVIVSIPYVKLSSFTPFVPNGWSSVGASSVIIFFSFVGWEMITPLAEEFKRPAKDISISLFLGAICISIMYIAISFVTIGTHSYGDKDQIASLSILISKGLGPIGTYITTILAIFISFSAVHANIAGFSRMIYAQAREGHFPSFFAKLHSQFQTPTRVLLVLGGIFSCILIFYGMARPNLEMLLKGPSVIFITSYIFTMLAALKLLKVRDIGWWMAFLSLIICIIVYSFSGWAIFYPVILSVIGWIYIVMNKKYSTITNHSINTSNEN; this is translated from the coding sequence TTGACACAACAATCATTGAAACGTTCAATTACTTGGGTACAGGGGACCGCATTAACCATTGGAGCTGTGTTAGGTTGTGGAATCCTTATTTTACCTTCAATTACTGCAAATAGCGCTGGACCAGCTTCAATTTTATCTTGGGTTATCATGTCTATATTAGCTTTTCCTATTGTAGCGACTCTAGCACGTCTTGCTAAAATGATTCCTAGTGCTGGAGGAATTACAGCTTATGTTCAAATGGCATTTAATGCAAATACAAGTGCCATCCTAGGCTGGATTATGTTAGGTTCTATTCCTATTGGAGTACCGATTATTGCTTTAACAGGTGCCCATTATATTGGATATGTTTTTCCAATAAGCAATCTTAGTGTTATAGGAATTGCAGCATTAATTTTAATTACCTCTTTACTCTTACATATAAAAGGGATCGAGTTATCATCAAAAGTTAGTGTGTTTGTAATTTGTATTATTTCACTTTTAATAGTTGTCGCTGTTATCGTTTCTATACCATATGTAAAATTAAGTTCTTTTACACCATTTGTACCAAACGGGTGGTCTTCCGTTGGCGCTTCTTCTGTAATTATCTTTTTCTCATTTGTAGGGTGGGAAATGATAACCCCATTAGCTGAAGAATTTAAAAGGCCCGCTAAGGATATTTCGATTAGTTTATTTTTAGGAGCAATTTGTATCTCCATTATGTACATTGCAATATCTTTTGTAACAATAGGGACCCACTCATATGGTGATAAGGATCAGATAGCTTCCCTTAGTATTCTAATATCAAAAGGATTAGGACCGATAGGTACATATATAACAACTATTTTAGCAATTTTCATTTCGTTTAGTGCTGTACATGCTAACATTGCAGGTTTTTCAAGAATGATTTACGCTCAAGCTAGAGAAGGACATTTCCCTTCCTTCTTTGCTAAGTTACACTCTCAATTTCAAACTCCAACTAGGGTATTACTAGTTCTAGGAGGCATTTTTAGTTGTATTTTAATTTTTTATGGTATGGCACGACCAAATTTAGAAATGCTTCTTAAAGGTCCTAGTGTAATATTTATTACTTCATATATTTTTACAATGCTAGCTGCTCTTAAATTATTAAAAGTGCGTGATATAGGTTGGTGGATGGCCTTCCTATCTCTAATTATATGTATTATTGTATACTCATTTAGTGGTTGGGCTATTTTCTATCCAGTTATCTTATCAGTTATTGGTTGGATTTATATAGTTATGAATAAGAAGTATAGTACTATAACCAATCATTCAATAAATACATCAAATGAAAATTAG
- a CDS encoding DUF4303 domain-containing protein: MKIQLQKSFYFELKNAIRCHYNELLTRCGVDTIYGYSILTDDCVNNIGPVANEERLIKVNKSDPLYNYYRYGAIEWSEWDDFGMFDEVNKIIKKYHNIVEDDFNIRVHTLLKETLTVLMELELEGLFGDRNDNRFIVICVTDSSNEIMIESARLLNTLKTYEEYASEFA, encoded by the coding sequence ATGAAAATACAGCTGCAAAAAAGTTTTTATTTTGAATTAAAAAATGCAATTCGTTGTCATTATAACGAACTTTTAACAAGATGCGGTGTTGACACAATATATGGGTACTCCATATTAACAGACGATTGTGTCAATAACATTGGACCAGTGGCTAATGAAGAAAGACTAATCAAAGTTAATAAATCGGACCCTTTATACAATTATTATAGATACGGAGCTATTGAGTGGAGCGAATGGGACGATTTTGGAATGTTTGATGAAGTGAACAAAATTATTAAGAAATATCATAATATCGTCGAAGATGACTTTAACATACGAGTACATACACTGTTGAAAGAAACGTTAACTGTGTTAATGGAACTTGAATTAGAAGGATTGTTTGGAGACAGAAATGATAATCGATTTATTGTCATTTGTGTAACTGATTCATCGAACGAAATCATGATTGAATCAGCTCGATTGCTTAATACATTAAAGACATACGAAGAATATGCTTCAGAATTTGCATAA
- a CDS encoding DUF1015 domain-containing protein, giving the protein MAKIRPFRAIRPVEEKAAQVAALPYDVLNSEEAREVVKGNPFSFLHVDKAEIDLDPALSPYDDRVYEKAGENLNRLIREEVFIQDEEPALYIYELTMQGRKQSGLVVCTSIDEYEDDTIKKHERTRHEKELDRIRHVDVCDANTGPIFLTYRTKEEVKRFIASWKEEHAPIYTFTAEDGVEHVAWKIADEEVIASLVNVFEDIPNLYIADGHHRSASAAKVGLMRREQYPNYTGEEEFNFFLSVLFPHDELSIWDYNRVVKDLNGLSEEQFLKQITQYFYVEEASVSPYKPNEPKTFGMYVNEKWYKLTVKEETFDANDLVKGLDVSILQDHLLSQVLEIHDPRSDSRIDFVGGIRGLEELERLVNSGAYKAAFSLYPTSMESLLAIADAGEVMPPKSTWFEPKLRSGLFVHSLK; this is encoded by the coding sequence TTGGCAAAAATCCGACCGTTTCGGGCCATTCGTCCAGTAGAAGAAAAAGCAGCACAAGTTGCAGCTTTACCGTATGATGTTTTAAATAGTGAAGAGGCAAGAGAAGTTGTAAAAGGAAATCCATTTTCTTTCTTACACGTTGATAAAGCAGAAATTGATTTAGACCCAGCGCTTTCACCGTACGATGATCGCGTATATGAAAAAGCGGGTGAAAATTTAAATCGATTGATACGAGAAGAAGTTTTCATTCAAGATGAAGAGCCAGCACTATATATTTATGAACTGACGATGCAAGGTAGAAAGCAGTCCGGTCTTGTCGTTTGTACATCTATTGATGAGTATGAAGACGATACAATTAAAAAACATGAAAGAACGCGTCATGAAAAAGAACTAGATCGTATTCGCCACGTAGATGTGTGTGATGCAAATACAGGTCCAATCTTTTTAACGTATCGTACAAAAGAAGAAGTGAAACGTTTCATCGCAAGCTGGAAAGAAGAACATGCGCCAATCTATACATTTACAGCAGAAGATGGCGTAGAGCATGTTGCTTGGAAAATAGCTGATGAAGAAGTAATTGCAAGTTTAGTAAACGTATTTGAAGATATTCCTAATCTTTATATTGCAGATGGACATCACCGCTCCGCATCAGCTGCAAAAGTTGGGCTCATGCGAAGAGAACAATATCCGAATTACACAGGAGAAGAAGAGTTTAATTTCTTCCTATCAGTTTTATTCCCTCACGATGAATTATCCATTTGGGACTATAACCGAGTTGTGAAAGATTTAAACGGCTTATCAGAAGAACAGTTTTTAAAACAAATCACGCAATACTTCTATGTAGAAGAAGCATCTGTTTCTCCGTATAAACCAAATGAGCCAAAAACATTTGGTATGTATGTAAATGAGAAGTGGTATAAGCTCACAGTGAAAGAGGAAACGTTTGATGCGAATGATCTTGTGAAAGGTTTAGATGTATCTATTTTGCAAGACCATTTATTAAGCCAAGTACTTGAAATACATGATCCGCGATCTGATTCACGCATTGATTTTGTTGGAGGAATTCGCGGGTTAGAAGAATTAGAACGTCTTGTAAATAGCGGTGCATATAAAGCGGCGTTCTCACTATATCCGACATCAATGGAATCTTTATTAGCAATCGCAGACGCTGGAGAAGTTATGCCACCAAAATCAACGTGGTTTGAACCGAAACTGCGCAGTGGGTTGTTTGTACATTCGTTAAAGTAA
- a CDS encoding 3-phosphoglycerate dehydrogenase family protein produces MFRVQTLNQIAEKGLQVLGGERYEVGERINHPDGILLRSYSLHQEEFSKDLKAIARAGAGVNNIPVERCTEKGIVVFNTPGANANAVKELIIASLIMSSRNIINGVSWTKNLEGEEVPQLVESGKKQFVGSEIAGKRLGVIGLGAIGALVANDALALGMDVVGYDPYISVETAWRLSTHVQRAFSLDEIFATCDYITLHIPLTNQTKGMIGEHAVEKMKKGMRLFNFSRGELVDEKVLQKALEEEIIAHYVTDFPNENVIKMKNVTATPHLGASTSESEENCAVMAARQLREYLETGNIRNSVNYPNVELPYIGKKRITIMHQNVPNMVGQITGCLAEHHINIADMINRSKHSWAYTMIDIDNGIDDIIKENIVENISKITGVVAVRMIV; encoded by the coding sequence ATGTTTCGTGTTCAAACGTTAAATCAAATAGCAGAAAAAGGTTTGCAAGTACTTGGCGGAGAGCGTTATGAAGTAGGGGAGAGAATCAATCATCCAGATGGTATTTTACTTCGCAGTTATTCTTTACATCAAGAAGAATTTTCAAAAGATTTAAAGGCGATTGCGAGAGCTGGTGCAGGGGTAAATAATATTCCTGTCGAGCGATGTACAGAAAAAGGGATTGTAGTCTTTAATACGCCAGGGGCAAATGCCAATGCAGTAAAGGAACTTATCATCGCCAGTCTTATTATGTCTTCACGTAACATTATTAACGGCGTAAGCTGGACGAAAAATTTAGAAGGTGAGGAAGTACCACAGCTTGTTGAATCAGGGAAAAAACAATTTGTTGGATCTGAAATTGCGGGAAAACGTCTAGGAGTTATCGGGCTTGGTGCAATCGGAGCTTTAGTTGCGAACGATGCGTTAGCGTTAGGGATGGACGTTGTCGGATATGATCCTTACATTTCAGTTGAAACAGCTTGGCGCCTTTCTACACATGTGCAAAGAGCATTTAGTTTAGATGAAATTTTTGCAACGTGTGATTATATTACCCTTCATATTCCTCTTACGAATCAAACGAAGGGAATGATTGGTGAACACGCTGTAGAGAAGATGAAAAAAGGTATGCGTCTATTCAATTTCTCTAGAGGAGAACTTGTAGATGAAAAGGTGCTTCAAAAAGCGTTAGAAGAAGAGATTATTGCACATTACGTAACGGACTTCCCGAATGAAAATGTGATAAAGATGAAAAATGTAACAGCGACGCCTCACCTTGGTGCATCTACGTCTGAATCAGAAGAAAATTGTGCAGTCATGGCAGCGCGTCAATTACGTGAATATTTAGAGACAGGAAATATTCGTAATTCAGTCAACTATCCAAATGTTGAGCTGCCGTATATCGGAAAGAAACGTATTACAATCATGCATCAAAACGTTCCGAACATGGTAGGACAAATTACAGGGTGTTTAGCAGAGCATCATATTAATATTGCAGATATGATTAATCGTAGTAAACATTCTTGGGCGTACACAATGATTGATATCGATAACGGAATTGATGATATAATAAAAGAGAACATTGTGGAAAATATAAGCAAAATTACAGGTGTTGTAGCCGTTCGAATGATTGTGTAA
- the serC gene encoding 3-phosphoserine/phosphohydroxythreonine transaminase, giving the protein MERVYNFSAGPSILPLPVLEKVQKELVNYNGTGMSIMEMSHRSSYFQSIIDEAGSLLRELMNIPDEYEVLFLQGGASLQFSMIPLNLMNTYKKAGYVLTGSWSKKALQEAEKVGEVQVIASSENEKFTTIPKLDGLLGDEKLDYVHITTNNTIEGTKYVDIPHVDKVPLVADMSPNILSERYDVSKFGLIYAGAQKNLGPAGLTIAIIKRDLIGGADRYCPTMLNYETYSKNNSLYNTLPSFSIYVTKLVLEWLKEQGGVSAIEEQNKMKSSLLYNFLDESKLFTSPVDPAYRSLMNIPFTTPSEELNNEFLQKAKERGLVTLKGHRSVGGMRASIYNAMPVQGVQQLVNYMKEFELENR; this is encoded by the coding sequence ATGGAGAGAGTGTATAATTTTTCAGCTGGACCATCAATACTCCCTTTGCCAGTTTTAGAAAAAGTGCAAAAGGAGCTTGTAAATTATAACGGGACAGGCATGTCTATTATGGAAATGAGTCACCGATCTTCTTATTTTCAAAGTATTATAGATGAAGCGGGTAGCTTACTTCGTGAATTAATGAACATTCCTGATGAGTATGAAGTATTGTTTTTACAAGGTGGTGCTTCATTACAATTCTCTATGATACCGTTAAATTTAATGAATACGTATAAAAAAGCAGGGTACGTATTGACTGGTTCATGGTCTAAAAAGGCACTGCAAGAAGCTGAAAAAGTTGGAGAAGTACAAGTGATTGCTTCTTCTGAAAATGAGAAGTTTACTACAATTCCTAAACTGGATGGTTTATTAGGCGATGAAAAACTAGATTATGTACATATAACAACGAATAATACAATAGAGGGTACGAAATATGTGGACATTCCACATGTAGATAAAGTACCACTCGTTGCGGATATGTCCCCAAATATTTTATCAGAACGATATGATGTTTCAAAGTTTGGTCTTATATATGCGGGAGCGCAAAAGAATCTAGGGCCAGCGGGCTTAACGATTGCAATTATAAAAAGAGATTTAATTGGAGGAGCAGATCGTTATTGTCCTACAATGTTAAACTATGAAACTTACAGTAAAAATAACTCCTTATATAATACACTGCCGTCCTTTAGTATTTACGTAACAAAACTTGTATTAGAGTGGTTAAAAGAGCAAGGCGGAGTATCTGCGATTGAAGAACAAAATAAAATGAAATCTTCACTTCTTTACAATTTCTTAGATGAATCAAAATTGTTTACTTCACCAGTTGATCCTGCGTATCGGTCACTTATGAACATTCCGTTTACAACGCCGTCAGAAGAGCTGAACAATGAGTTTTTACAAAAAGCGAAAGAACGCGGCCTTGTTACGTTAAAAGGACATCGATCAGTCGGTGGTATGCGCGCTAGTATTTACAATGCGATGCCAGTACAAGGCGTACAGCAATTGGTAAATTATATGAAGGAATTTGAGCTTGAGAATAGATAG